In Microbacterium esteraromaticum, the following proteins share a genomic window:
- a CDS encoding glycosyltransferase, which yields MNRFFQRTVGLVVIVVVLAAAALLWWGIAVTDPPQLWHPVEVSLAGVWQLFYSADLPNVGVMAVALALALLFVAFVVISERVVASRYRRAGAEVTELPLAPRVVMARTRGVFAGEVTVTVLIPAHNEEASLPHTLTSLQQQTRPPQRVIVVADNCTDGTVEVARQHGADVFETVGNTHKKGGALNQALADLLPTLGDNDTVMVMDADSQIGDGFLAAAAHRFAADRALMAVGGLFEGEEGHGLIGQFQRNEYIRYQREIRRRRGRVFVLTGTASVFRAVALREVAAARGEHLPGIPGEVYDTLALTEDNELTIAIKSLGGLTISPSECSVITELMPSWRMLWAQRLRWQRGALENLGAYGVTPQTMRYWAQQIGIGYGVLALFAYFSLLLIMILAMDTWVWFPFWVIIGLLFAVERVVTAWKGGWRARLVAVLVFPELVYDCFLNLAFLRGVFEIAFGRSATWKHVDHTTKTGARS from the coding sequence GTGAACCGCTTTTTTCAGCGGACGGTCGGACTCGTCGTCATCGTCGTCGTGCTCGCTGCGGCTGCGCTGCTCTGGTGGGGCATCGCGGTCACCGATCCGCCTCAGCTCTGGCATCCGGTAGAGGTCTCGCTCGCCGGAGTCTGGCAGCTGTTCTACAGCGCCGACCTGCCCAACGTGGGCGTGATGGCTGTCGCCCTGGCGCTCGCCCTGCTGTTCGTCGCGTTCGTCGTGATCAGCGAGCGCGTCGTCGCGTCGCGGTACCGGCGGGCGGGCGCCGAGGTCACCGAGCTGCCGCTCGCCCCGCGAGTCGTCATGGCTCGCACCCGGGGCGTCTTCGCGGGCGAGGTGACCGTCACCGTGCTCATCCCCGCACACAACGAAGAGGCGTCGCTGCCGCACACGCTCACCTCGCTGCAGCAGCAGACCAGACCGCCGCAGCGTGTGATCGTCGTCGCCGACAACTGCACCGACGGCACGGTCGAGGTCGCCAGACAGCACGGTGCCGACGTGTTCGAGACCGTGGGCAACACGCACAAGAAGGGCGGTGCGCTCAACCAGGCGCTCGCCGACCTGCTGCCCACCCTGGGTGACAACGACACCGTCATGGTGATGGACGCCGACAGCCAGATCGGCGATGGCTTCCTCGCCGCGGCCGCTCATCGCTTCGCCGCCGACCGCGCGCTCATGGCCGTCGGCGGGCTCTTCGAGGGCGAAGAGGGCCACGGGCTGATCGGGCAGTTCCAGCGCAACGAGTACATCCGCTATCAGCGCGAGATCCGCCGTCGGCGCGGTCGGGTGTTCGTGCTCACCGGCACGGCGTCGGTGTTCCGCGCGGTGGCGCTGCGCGAGGTCGCGGCCGCTCGCGGAGAGCATCTTCCCGGCATCCCCGGCGAGGTGTACGACACTCTCGCCCTCACCGAGGACAACGAGCTGACGATCGCGATCAAGTCGCTGGGCGGCCTCACGATCTCCCCGTCCGAGTGCAGCGTGATCACCGAGCTGATGCCCTCCTGGCGGATGCTGTGGGCGCAGCGTCTGCGCTGGCAGCGCGGTGCTCTTGAGAATCTCGGCGCCTACGGCGTCACCCCGCAGACCATGCGCTACTGGGCACAGCAGATCGGCATCGGCTACGGCGTGCTCGCCCTGTTCGCCTACTTCAGCCTTCTGCTGATCATGATCCTCGCGATGGACACCTGGGTGTGGTTCCCGTTCTGGGTCATCATCGGACTGCTGTTCGCCGTCGAACGGGTGGTGACCGCGTGGAAGGGCGGCTGGCGGGCCCGGCTCGTCGCGGTGCTCGTCTTCCCCGAGCTCGTGTACGACTGCTTCCTCAACCTCGCCTTCCTGCGCGGGGTGTTCGAGATCGCCTTCGGGCGCAGCGCGACGTGGAAGCACGTCGACCACACGACCAAGACGGGGGCACGTTCGTGA
- a CDS encoding EAL domain-containing protein, producing the protein MSFTANAQAHFQPIIDVRRMHVVGFEALARFDDGVSPLEHLRVAEEKGRREHLELQLIEAAVDAAASLPAEGFVTLNASGRTMSFPELADVLRRVDRSWGLELFEGAEPGECLAVRDQVDQLGGFLLIDDAGAGFADEKRIRDLRPDIVKIDRALFWRSLTEADGRHQLDRILEAARDVEARTLVEGVEDATQLDAVRELGADLAQGYHLGRPTAVDRVAEMLADLQRRVGVDASGL; encoded by the coding sequence CGATGTGCGGCGGATGCACGTGGTCGGCTTCGAGGCGCTCGCGCGATTCGACGACGGCGTCTCGCCGCTCGAGCACCTGCGCGTGGCTGAGGAGAAGGGGCGCCGCGAGCACCTCGAGCTGCAGCTGATCGAGGCGGCGGTCGATGCCGCCGCCTCTCTCCCGGCCGAGGGTTTCGTGACCCTCAACGCCTCCGGACGCACCATGTCGTTCCCCGAACTCGCCGACGTGCTGCGCCGCGTCGACCGCTCGTGGGGCCTGGAGCTGTTCGAGGGCGCTGAACCAGGCGAATGCCTGGCTGTGCGCGACCAGGTCGACCAGCTCGGGGGCTTCCTTCTCATCGATGACGCCGGAGCCGGCTTCGCCGATGAGAAGCGCATCCGCGATCTTCGCCCCGACATCGTGAAGATCGACCGCGCGCTCTTCTGGCGGTCCCTGACCGAGGCCGACGGAAGGCACCAGCTCGATCGCATCCTCGAGGCAGCCCGGGATGTCGAGGCCCGAACCCTCGTCGAGGGTGTGGAGGATGCCACTCAGCTCGATGCCGTGCGCGAGCTCGGCGCCGACCTGGCCCAGGGGTACCACCTGGGCAGACCGACGGCGGTGGACCGCGTCGCCGAGATGCTCGCCGATCTACAGCGGCGCGTCGGGGTAGATGCTTCGGGTCTCTGA